A section of the Sphaerodactylus townsendi isolate TG3544 linkage group LG11, MPM_Stown_v2.3, whole genome shotgun sequence genome encodes:
- the LSM5 gene encoding U6 snRNA-associated Sm-like protein LSm5 isoform X1 → MAANATTNPSQLLPLELVDKCIGSRIHIVMKSDKEIVGTLLGFDDFVNMVLEDVTEFEITPEGRRITKLDQILLNGNNITMLVPGGEGPEV, encoded by the exons atggctgccaacgcGACAACAAACCCGTCCCAGCTTCTGCCGCTTG AACTTGTGGACAAGTGTATAGGATCCCGCATTCATATCGTGATGAAAAGTGATAAAGAAATTGTTGGCACCCTCCTTGGTTTTGATGATTTTGTCA ATATGGTACTAGAAGATGTTACAGAGTT tgaaatcaCACCTGAAGGAAGAAGAATCACAAAGTTAGATCAGATTTTGCTAAATGGCAACAACATAACAATG TTGGTTCCTGGAGGAGAAGGACCGGAAGTGTAA
- the LSM5 gene encoding U6 snRNA-associated Sm-like protein LSm5 isoform X2 → MKSDKEIVGTLLGFDDFVNMVLEDVTEFEITPEGRRITKLDQILLNGNNITMLVPGGEGPEV, encoded by the exons ATGAAAAGTGATAAAGAAATTGTTGGCACCCTCCTTGGTTTTGATGATTTTGTCA ATATGGTACTAGAAGATGTTACAGAGTT tgaaatcaCACCTGAAGGAAGAAGAATCACAAAGTTAGATCAGATTTTGCTAAATGGCAACAACATAACAATG TTGGTTCCTGGAGGAGAAGGACCGGAAGTGTAA